One Clostridia bacterium genomic window carries:
- a CDS encoding tyrosine--tRNA ligase gives MEKGLSFFEFNYMIMQSYDFYYLFQHYDCNMQFGGDDQWSNMLGGTELIRKKTGKDAYAMTITLLLNSEGKKMGKSAKGAVWLDPEKTSPFEFYQYWRNVDDADVMKCIRMLTFIPLDRIAEMDKWDASRVNEKKEVLAYELTALVHGEEEAKKAEATAKALFSGEGDDANMPTTVVGEDAFTDGAIGVVDLMLLGGLATSRSDARRTIEQGGVTVDGEKVASFAETIAKERLAQGVKMRKGKKVYHRFTLQREQ, from the coding sequence ATGGAAAAGGGACTCAGCTTCTTTGAGTTCAACTACATGATCATGCAGAGCTATGATTTTTACTACCTCTTCCAGCACTACGACTGCAACATGCAGTTCGGCGGCGACGACCAGTGGAGCAATATGCTCGGCGGCACCGAGCTGATCCGCAAAAAGACCGGCAAGGACGCCTACGCCATGACCATCACCCTGCTGCTCAACAGCGAGGGCAAAAAGATGGGCAAATCCGCGAAGGGCGCGGTCTGGCTCGATCCGGAGAAGACCAGCCCCTTCGAGTTTTACCAGTACTGGCGCAACGTCGACGACGCGGACGTCATGAAGTGCATCCGCATGCTGACCTTCATCCCGCTCGACAGGATCGCCGAGATGGATAAGTGGGACGCTTCCCGCGTCAACGAGAAGAAGGAAGTGCTCGCCTACGAGCTGACCGCCCTCGTCCACGGCGAGGAGGAGGCGAAGAAGGCGGAAGCCACCGCGAAGGCGCTCTTCTCCGGCGAAGGCGACGACGCGAATATGCCGACGACGGTCGTCGGCGAGGACGCCTTCACCGACGGCGCGATAGGAGTCGTGGACCTGATGCTCCTCGGCGGCCTCGCGACCAGCAGGAGCGACGCACGCCGCACCATCGAGCAGGGCGGCGTCACAGTCGACGGCGAAAAGGTCGCCTCCTTCGCGGAAACGATCGCGAAGGAACGCCTCGCGCAGGGCGTGAAGATGCGCAAGGGCAAGAAGGTCTATCACAGGTTCACGCTGCAGCGTGAACAATGA